A section of the Marinoscillum sp. 108 genome encodes:
- a CDS encoding DoxX family membrane protein, which yields MKSLGFIGKLLFALPFAMFGFFHFMNASAMSGMVPSVFPAPEAWVYLAGLGHILAVVAIIIDKKAKLATMLLGIMLLSFALLVHFGGFMDGDQGDTANFLKATSLAGAAFFMSSKLTN from the coding sequence ATGAAAAGTCTTGGATTCATTGGGAAACTGCTCTTTGCTCTGCCTTTTGCCATGTTTGGTTTTTTCCACTTCATGAATGCCTCAGCTATGTCTGGAATGGTGCCATCAGTATTTCCCGCACCAGAGGCGTGGGTGTATTTGGCCGGGCTTGGACATATTCTGGCAGTAGTCGCCATCATAATTGACAAAAAAGCAAAACTAGCTACCATGCTCCTCGGGATCATGCTATTGTCATTTGCACTGCTGGTTCATTTCGGTGGATTTATGGATGGAGATCAGGGAGACACAGCCAATTTCCTAAAAGCTACCTCCCTGGCGGGTGCAGCCTTTTTTATGAGCAGCAAGCTGACCAATTAA
- a CDS encoding PA0069 family radical SAM protein yields the protein MKGKGAQYNPSNPFFKQSMGQYHDEGIDEYTQEERPNTTIFHESPKNVLSKNNSPDLQFTYSVNPYQGCEHGCVYCYARNSHTYWGFSAGLDFESKIIVKDKVAALLDAQLSKISWKPQPIMLSGNTDCYQPIEKDLKLTRGILEVMLKYRNPVSIITKNALILRDMDLLQALAEKSLVHVYFSITTLDESLRAKLEPRTATATKKLNAIRELSALGVPVGVMNAPIIPGLNDTEVPAILKAASEHGALAAGYTVVRLNGQIREIFEDWIKKSFPDRAEKTMNQIKELHGGKANDTDWERRLHGAGNYALMIDQLFQNSKKKYFEDKTMPPLNLSIFRKGGNYNLFDV from the coding sequence ATGAAAGGTAAAGGCGCGCAGTACAATCCCTCAAATCCATTTTTTAAGCAATCCATGGGGCAGTACCATGATGAAGGGATAGACGAGTACACACAGGAGGAGCGGCCAAATACAACTATCTTTCATGAATCCCCAAAGAATGTACTGAGCAAAAACAACAGTCCCGATTTGCAATTTACTTACTCGGTAAACCCCTATCAGGGGTGTGAGCATGGATGTGTGTATTGCTATGCACGCAACTCCCACACCTATTGGGGCTTCAGTGCCGGGCTGGATTTTGAGAGTAAGATTATTGTGAAAGATAAGGTGGCTGCGCTGCTGGATGCGCAGCTGAGCAAAATCTCCTGGAAGCCTCAGCCCATCATGCTTTCCGGTAACACCGATTGCTACCAGCCAATAGAAAAAGACCTGAAACTCACCCGTGGTATTTTGGAGGTTATGCTCAAGTACCGAAACCCTGTGAGCATTATCACCAAGAATGCACTGATTTTGAGGGATATGGATTTACTTCAGGCTCTGGCGGAGAAATCTCTTGTGCATGTTTACTTCTCCATTACTACACTGGATGAGTCTCTCAGGGCCAAACTGGAGCCAAGGACTGCTACAGCTACGAAAAAACTGAATGCCATCAGGGAGCTGAGTGCGTTGGGTGTGCCGGTGGGGGTGATGAACGCGCCCATCATACCAGGCCTCAATGATACTGAGGTTCCTGCCATCCTCAAGGCAGCATCGGAGCATGGCGCACTGGCAGCCGGATACACTGTGGTGAGACTGAATGGTCAAATTCGTGAGATTTTTGAGGATTGGATAAAAAAGAGTTTTCCTGATCGAGCCGAAAAAACCATGAATCAGATCAAGGAGCTTCATGGAGGCAAGGCCAATGATACCGATTGGGAAAGAAGGCTACACGGGGCAGGTAACTATGCGCTGATGATCGATCAGCTTTTCCAAAATTCGAAGAAGAAGTACTTTGAGGATAAAACAATGCCTCCCCTTAACCTGAGCATTTTCAGGAAGGGAGGCAATTACAATCTGTTCGATGTTTAA
- a CDS encoding rhomboid family intramembrane serine protease, translating to MIEAATGSFFCFFSLPMYRSSVIPPLRLVFLMWLSFSIQFYGYIDLGFLGILPRTVSGLIGILAAPLIHGSVSHLVSNTFPVLFLGSAVYIFYDRIATQVFFHGYFLTNVLVWVIGRPYYHIGASGLVYALASFLIFFGIFRRNFRSILISIIVLLIYGGLIYGIYPQDSFVSWESHLMGFIVGMGSAFGLSKIRKVYS from the coding sequence ATGATAGAAGCTGCCACTGGCAGCTTTTTTTGTTTCTTTAGCTTACCAATGTACAGATCCAGTGTCATACCACCTCTGAGGTTAGTCTTTCTGATGTGGCTCAGCTTTAGCATTCAGTTCTATGGTTACATAGATTTAGGCTTTCTGGGTATTCTTCCCAGAACAGTCAGTGGTTTGATCGGAATTCTCGCCGCGCCCCTCATTCACGGGTCTGTTTCTCATCTTGTTAGCAATACATTTCCAGTTTTATTTCTTGGGAGCGCCGTTTACATATTTTATGACAGGATTGCCACTCAGGTATTTTTCCATGGTTATTTTCTGACCAATGTATTGGTGTGGGTTATAGGCAGGCCATATTACCACATTGGTGCGAGTGGGCTGGTGTATGCACTGGCCAGTTTTTTGATCTTTTTCGGGATTTTTCGCAGAAACTTTCGCTCTATACTGATTTCCATCATTGTGCTGCTCATATATGGAGGGCTCATTTACGGCATTTATCCGCAGGATTCTTTTGTGAGTTGGGAGTCACACCTGATGGGATTTATAGTGGGGATGGGCAGTGCTTTCGGACTTAGCAAAATACGGAAAGTATACAGCTAA
- a CDS encoding endonuclease/exonuclease/phosphatase family protein, translating into MARIIITLLFFVTLGITSLFIVASEGNLEKDQHFSTTQYDSKIKQFERSDTLSVVTFNIGYLSGMTNNLAVERVEELYHQNLSVALKTLERIEADMIGLQEVDFGSQRSFMYNQLDSLALQLDYPYAYRSVNWDKKFVPFPYWPLGHQFGKMLSGQAILSMFPVANAQTITLIKPINTSFVYNAFYIDRLVQVCDLVLAPGDTIRVMNLHLEAFDQETRLAQAETVKQLFESYSDQLPVLLIGDFNSPPEYLQPDDAMSVIMSAKHIRSAVDSLTYESSPASFNTFNSREPYQMIDYILYNENFITSVGQSVISETGEISDHLPLLMKFVLRGENDEN; encoded by the coding sequence ATGGCGAGAATAATTATTACTCTACTCTTTTTTGTTACTCTGGGAATTACCTCACTTTTTATTGTCGCTTCAGAAGGCAATCTGGAAAAAGATCAACACTTCAGTACAACGCAATATGACAGCAAGATAAAGCAATTTGAGCGATCAGACACCCTCAGCGTTGTGACGTTCAATATAGGCTATCTATCTGGGATGACCAATAATCTCGCGGTGGAACGCGTAGAGGAATTGTATCACCAGAACTTGTCGGTGGCTCTGAAAACCCTTGAAAGGATCGAAGCGGATATGATAGGTCTCCAGGAGGTTGATTTCGGTTCGCAGCGTTCCTTTATGTACAACCAGCTGGATAGTTTGGCCCTGCAGTTGGACTATCCCTATGCCTACCGTTCTGTGAATTGGGATAAGAAATTCGTGCCATTTCCCTACTGGCCATTGGGGCATCAGTTTGGAAAAATGCTCTCCGGTCAGGCTATTTTATCCATGTTTCCGGTGGCTAACGCACAGACCATCACCCTGATCAAACCAATCAACACTTCTTTTGTATACAATGCCTTTTATATCGATCGACTGGTACAGGTGTGTGATCTCGTATTGGCCCCTGGGGATACCATTCGTGTGATGAACCTTCATTTGGAGGCTTTCGACCAGGAGACCAGACTGGCACAGGCCGAGACCGTGAAGCAACTCTTCGAATCCTATTCGGATCAACTCCCGGTATTGCTGATCGGTGACTTTAACAGCCCGCCGGAGTACCTGCAGCCAGATGATGCCATGAGTGTGATCATGTCCGCCAAACATATACGGTCAGCTGTAGACTCTTTGACCTATGAAAGTTCACCCGCGTCATTCAATACTTTCAACAGTAGGGAGCCCTATCAGATGATCGATTATATACTTTACAATGAGAATTTTATCACAAGCGTGGGACAAAGTGTAATCTCCGAAACAGGAGAAATTTCCGATCACTTACCTCTACTGATGAAGTTTGTGCTACGGGGTGAAAATGATGAGAATTAA
- a CDS encoding vancomycin high temperature exclusion protein, giving the protein MQLLKKIAKYTVIMVGAVSVLVLGLNFWIISSTSGQIYYNITQVPSKKVALLLGTSKRTVKGGTNKYFKERIDATAELYHRGVIDHVIVSGDNNTVYYNEPKDMLNALMALGVSQADITLDFAGFRTLDSVVRSKLIFGQDELIIITQDFHCYRALFIADYYGMDAVAFSADNKDQLPLSLAIREILARTNTVLDLYVFNRGPKFLGEKEKLPID; this is encoded by the coding sequence ATGCAATTGCTCAAGAAAATCGCTAAGTATACGGTGATCATGGTTGGGGCTGTCAGCGTACTCGTGTTAGGCCTCAATTTCTGGATCATTTCAAGTACAAGCGGTCAGATCTATTATAATATCACTCAGGTTCCCAGTAAGAAGGTGGCGCTTTTATTGGGAACCAGCAAGCGGACAGTAAAGGGCGGTACCAACAAGTACTTTAAAGAACGAATAGACGCCACTGCCGAGCTGTATCATCGGGGGGTGATTGATCATGTCATTGTGAGTGGAGATAATAACACAGTTTATTATAACGAACCAAAGGATATGCTCAATGCCCTGATGGCTCTGGGGGTGTCTCAGGCTGATATCACTCTGGATTTTGCGGGGTTCCGTACCCTGGACTCGGTTGTTCGCTCAAAACTCATTTTTGGCCAGGATGAGCTGATCATTATCACTCAGGATTTTCATTGCTACCGGGCACTTTTCATTGCGGATTATTATGGCATGGATGCCGTTGCTTTTTCTGCAGACAATAAGGACCAGCTACCGCTATCCTTGGCCATTCGAGAGATTTTGGCACGTACTAATACGGTTCTGGACCTTTACGTTTTCAATAGGGGACCCAAGTTTTTGGGTGAAAAAGAAAAACTCCCTATAGATTGA
- a CDS encoding DNA gyrase/topoisomerase IV subunit A, producing MSEENGREEEELHEVIPVSGMYENWFLDYASYVIMERAVPAIEDGLKPVQRRILHALKEMDDGRFNKVANVIGSTMQYHPHGDASIGDAIVNIGQKNLLIDTQGNWGDVRTGDSAAAARYIEARLSKFALDVIYNAQTTTWQLSYDGRKKEPVTFPVKFPLLLAQGVEGIAVGLSTKVLPHNFCEILEGAINILKGKKVVLYPDFLTGGKIDVSDYNDGKRGGKVRVRAVIEEMDSKTLIIKDIPFGTTTTSLIESIIKANDKGKIKIKKVIDNTAKDIEIQIQLAPNTSPDITIDALYAFTDCEVSISPNACVIYDDKPQFLDVTEILKHSVDQTVGLLRQELEIRRGELMEKILFSSLEKIFIENRIYRDIEECETWEAVLQTIDKGLDPFKPQFYRDITQDDIIRLTEIKIKRISKFDAFKADELMRKLTEELEETEHHLAHITEFAIAYYKNLLDKYGKGRERKTEIANFDTISAAVVAANNAKLYVNREDGFIGYGLKKDEFVCECSDIDDIIIFRKDGVCQVTRIQEKVFVGKNIIYAGVFNKADERMVYNLAYVDGKSGRSMVKRFQVLSVTRDREYDLTKGGKGSRVHYFSANPNGEAEVVTVYLTPASKARKKVFDFDFAEIEIKGRGAGGNILTKQPVRKVQFKSAGVSTLGGLDVWYDEVIGRLNTDKRGNHLGNFKAEDHIIVFYKDGSYELTSFELTNRYEPNQVLGLFKHEKDLPINAVHYDAGNKVYYVKRFLIETTTLDKRFSFVSEAKGSKLIFANNSDNTLISVTYKDGRKNETAQLDLAEVIDVKGWKALGNKCPYQNILSAAEVTPQKEEEEVDDEKEQEETGKTAVDLEALKSNIKHEVEEEDNQLGLFGGKSKDEED from the coding sequence ATGAGTGAAGAAAACGGCAGAGAAGAAGAAGAGCTGCATGAAGTAATCCCGGTTTCGGGAATGTATGAAAATTGGTTTTTGGATTATGCCTCCTATGTGATCATGGAGCGAGCCGTACCGGCCATTGAGGATGGGCTCAAGCCCGTACAGCGCAGGATACTCCATGCCCTGAAGGAAATGGATGACGGACGGTTTAACAAAGTAGCCAACGTCATAGGAAGCACCATGCAGTATCATCCTCACGGTGATGCGTCTATTGGTGATGCCATTGTCAATATTGGGCAAAAGAACCTCCTGATCGATACGCAGGGTAACTGGGGAGATGTGCGCACAGGAGACAGTGCTGCTGCTGCCAGGTACATAGAGGCACGCCTTTCGAAGTTTGCGCTGGATGTCATATACAATGCTCAAACCACCACCTGGCAGCTGTCCTATGACGGTCGTAAAAAGGAACCTGTTACTTTTCCCGTCAAGTTTCCGCTGCTACTGGCGCAGGGAGTAGAGGGTATAGCCGTAGGCTTATCCACCAAAGTGCTTCCGCATAATTTCTGCGAGATCTTAGAAGGAGCAATCAATATCCTGAAAGGAAAGAAAGTAGTGCTCTATCCGGACTTTCTGACCGGAGGGAAAATAGATGTATCAGACTACAATGATGGTAAGCGAGGCGGAAAGGTCAGAGTACGGGCGGTTATCGAGGAGATGGATAGTAAGACGCTGATCATCAAGGATATCCCGTTTGGCACCACCACTACCTCACTCATTGAGTCCATCATCAAAGCCAATGATAAGGGTAAAATCAAGATCAAGAAAGTTATTGACAATACCGCCAAGGATATTGAGATACAGATCCAGTTAGCACCAAACACTTCGCCAGATATCACCATTGATGCACTTTATGCATTCACCGATTGTGAGGTGTCCATTTCACCTAATGCCTGTGTGATTTACGACGATAAACCACAGTTTTTGGATGTGACAGAGATCCTGAAGCATTCGGTGGACCAAACAGTGGGGCTACTGAGGCAGGAGTTGGAGATCAGACGAGGTGAGTTGATGGAGAAAATTCTCTTTTCTTCCCTCGAAAAGATCTTTATCGAAAACAGGATCTATCGCGACATAGAGGAGTGTGAGACCTGGGAAGCCGTACTCCAGACCATTGATAAAGGGTTGGACCCTTTCAAACCTCAGTTTTACAGGGACATTACTCAGGATGATATTATCCGGCTGACGGAAATTAAGATCAAGCGGATCTCCAAGTTTGATGCCTTCAAGGCAGATGAACTGATGCGTAAGCTCACTGAAGAACTTGAGGAGACAGAGCACCATCTGGCACACATTACCGAGTTTGCTATAGCCTATTACAAGAATCTGTTGGATAAATACGGCAAGGGCCGGGAACGCAAAACCGAAATTGCCAACTTCGATACCATATCAGCTGCTGTGGTAGCCGCTAATAATGCTAAGCTCTATGTGAACAGGGAGGATGGATTTATTGGATATGGACTTAAAAAAGATGAGTTTGTTTGTGAATGCTCTGACATTGACGACATCATCATTTTCCGCAAGGATGGTGTGTGCCAGGTAACCAGAATACAGGAAAAGGTCTTTGTAGGTAAGAACATTATTTACGCCGGGGTATTTAACAAAGCCGATGAGCGCATGGTCTATAACCTGGCTTATGTGGACGGGAAGAGTGGGCGCAGTATGGTGAAGCGCTTTCAGGTGCTTTCGGTGACCAGAGATAGGGAATATGACCTGACCAAAGGGGGCAAAGGTTCTCGGGTTCATTACTTCTCAGCCAACCCTAATGGAGAGGCGGAGGTAGTGACCGTGTATCTCACTCCGGCCAGCAAGGCGCGTAAGAAGGTTTTTGACTTTGACTTTGCAGAAATTGAAATCAAAGGAAGAGGAGCCGGAGGAAATATCCTCACCAAACAGCCCGTAAGAAAGGTGCAGTTTAAGTCGGCGGGAGTATCTACGTTAGGTGGTCTGGATGTATGGTATGATGAGGTGATTGGCCGACTCAATACGGACAAAAGAGGTAATCACCTGGGAAACTTCAAAGCGGAAGATCATATCATTGTGTTTTACAAGGATGGGAGCTATGAACTGACCAGTTTTGAACTCACCAACAGGTATGAACCCAACCAGGTTCTTGGGCTTTTCAAGCATGAAAAGGATTTACCGATCAATGCGGTTCACTATGACGCTGGCAATAAGGTCTATTACGTCAAGCGATTCCTGATAGAGACAACCACCCTTGACAAGCGATTCAGTTTTGTTTCTGAAGCCAAAGGCTCTAAACTTATTTTTGCCAATAACAGCGATAATACACTGATCTCCGTTACTTATAAGGACGGGCGCAAAAATGAAACTGCCCAATTGGATCTGGCAGAAGTCATTGACGTGAAAGGATGGAAAGCACTGGGTAATAAATGCCCATATCAGAACATTCTTTCTGCCGCGGAGGTCACTCCTCAAAAAGAGGAAGAGGAGGTGGATGATGAAAAAGAACAAGAAGAAACAGGCAAGACAGCAGTGGATCTGGAGGCATTAAAGAGCAATATTAAGCATGAAGTGGAGGAAGAGGACAATCAGTTGGGGCTTTTCGGAGGGAAAAGTAAAGATGAAGAAGACTAA
- a CDS encoding DUF1028 domain-containing protein: MRKIVLSCISLMVFWVANAQYNKEHPLVHTYSIVAYDPETGDLGVAVQSHWFSVGTVVTWAEAGVGAIATQSFSNPAFGPQGLALLKTGLNAEQVLEALIKSDEGEAYRQLGIVDASGLAASHTGAKNIPAAGHLVGGNFAVQANLMDNDKVWPAMAEAYKNAKGPLAERLIVALEAAQAAGGDIRGKQSAAVLVVSGQPTGKLWLDRKVDIRVDDHAEPLVEIRRLWEVHQAYEYMNKGDLAVEAGDFVAASELYEKAEGMFPDNLEMQYWHAINLANTNKMSEALPMFKSIFKKDEHWRTLTPRLIKNGVLNVSDDQLQAILAQ, encoded by the coding sequence GTATTTCCCTGATGGTGTTTTGGGTGGCTAACGCACAGTATAATAAAGAGCATCCGTTGGTCCATACTTACTCCATAGTAGCATACGATCCTGAGACAGGGGATTTGGGTGTTGCGGTTCAGTCTCATTGGTTTTCGGTGGGCACCGTAGTTACCTGGGCTGAAGCCGGAGTAGGGGCCATAGCTACCCAGTCCTTTTCCAATCCTGCTTTTGGTCCGCAAGGCCTTGCGCTTTTAAAGACCGGGTTGAATGCTGAGCAGGTGTTGGAGGCTTTGATCAAAAGTGATGAAGGAGAAGCCTACCGTCAGCTTGGGATTGTGGATGCAAGCGGTTTGGCAGCTTCCCATACGGGAGCTAAAAACATTCCGGCTGCAGGACACCTGGTTGGGGGAAACTTTGCCGTACAGGCTAACCTGATGGATAATGACAAGGTTTGGCCGGCAATGGCAGAAGCGTATAAGAATGCCAAAGGACCCCTGGCCGAGAGGCTGATTGTCGCTTTGGAAGCGGCACAAGCTGCCGGAGGAGACATCAGAGGTAAGCAATCAGCGGCAGTATTGGTGGTTTCGGGGCAGCCTACAGGAAAACTATGGTTGGATCGTAAAGTAGACATTCGGGTGGATGACCATGCAGAGCCTTTGGTGGAAATCAGGCGTCTATGGGAGGTGCATCAGGCTTACGAATATATGAATAAGGGCGACCTGGCTGTGGAAGCAGGGGATTTTGTGGCTGCGAGCGAGCTATATGAGAAAGCCGAAGGCATGTTTCCTGATAACCTGGAAATGCAATACTGGCATGCCATCAACCTGGCTAATACTAACAAAATGAGTGAGGCACTTCCCATGTTCAAATCTATTTTCAAAAAGGACGAACACTGGCGGACGCTCACCCCCCGACTGATTAAAAATGGTGTATTGAACGTTTCGGATGACCAGCTTCAGGCAATATTGGCACAGTGA